The Rhinoderma darwinii isolate aRhiDar2 unplaced genomic scaffold, aRhiDar2.hap1 Scaffold_106, whole genome shotgun sequence genome includes a region encoding these proteins:
- the LOC142698998 gene encoding uncharacterized protein LOC142698998: MEEEEEEEEEEEEEEEEEEEEEEEESEEVTTSDSDKENDEGTMEDKDERPEDAEKEENNARDQETLADEPKISWNNPLRKKMSEAGFYKRHSLNSELIAGFVNHLRTGLGVVRYKQEAENVARFLYFIDSKKPSLKFVDDIEETHKYFDKLLAIGNTHQTVFNYHKNVKRFVSYLKNVKCQKHKDRKTYKAVKNYLSALSVSQKRLHKGISKEIVAKK; the protein is encoded by the exons atggaggaggaggaagaagaagaagaagaagaagaagaagaagaagaagaagaagaagaagaagaagaagaagaatcagaAGAAGTCACGACAAGCGACTCTGACAAGGAAAATGACGAAGGCACTATGGAAGATAAGGATGAACGGCCAGAGGATGCGGAAAAAGAAGAGAACAATGCGAGGGACCAGGAAACACTGGCTGACGAGCCCAAGATATCCTGGAACAACCCATTGAGGAAGAAAATGTCAGAAGCTGGATTCTACAAGAGGCATTCTCTGAACTCTGAGTTGATCGCTGGTTTTGTCAACCACCTTAGAACAGGCTTAGGCGTCGTCAGATACAAACAGGAG GCAGAGAACGTTGCTCGCTTCCTGTATTTTATAGACAGCAAGAAGCCATCTCTGAAATTTGTCGACGACATTGAGGAGACACACAAGTACTTTGACAAGCTGCTGGCAATCGGAAACACTCATCAAACCGTCTTCAATTATCATAAGAATGTGAAGCGTTTCGTCTCTTATCTGAAAAATGTCAAATGTCAAAAGCACAAAGACAGAAAGACCTACAAAGCAGTCAAAAATTACTTGTCTGCTCTTTCTGTTAGTCAAAAGAGGCTACACAAAGGAATTTCCAAGGAGATTGTTGCAAAGAAGTAA
- the LOC142698996 gene encoding uncharacterized protein LOC142698996, translating to MQRPGVVQNMTVNEWKERVAGKESSVVISFLEHKTATQQAATLILDKEEEKWFEIYHNLVRPTLLKTNKTIANFFISTSGERLYNVSNDVARFHTRFGLKPVSSQVVRRMSETFVSSNCRNPNETQIFSKLLAHSNITAERVYCEKTIDNMIKASLLPDRIQRELEEQASTSKAAMEDILIMGTAQDNIPPAICSKEVEFERFTGKYPLTVEKDPPALKRCNAESTIHGQHLYDRWRKLQNRMRVDYIIGLLQDHRPEEDEIKRAIGHQLWGKNRPRVKDILDQWKKK from the exons atgcaacgacCTGGTGTGGTCCAAAATATGACA GTCAATGAATGGAAAGAAAGAGTAGCAGGAAAAGAGAGCAGCGTGGTAATATCTTTCCTGGAACACAAGACTGCAACACAACAAGCAGCAACATTGATTCTAGATAAAGAAGAGGAAAAG tggttTGAAATATATCACAACTTAGTGAGGCCTACGCTTTTGAAGACGAACAAAACTATTGCCAACTTCTTTATCTCCACCTCCGGAGAAAGGCTATACAATGTTTCAAACGATGTAGCAAGATTTCATACAAG ATTTGGATTAAAGCCAGTGAGCAGCCAGGTGGTCAGGAGAATGTCAGAGACCTTTGTGTCCTCAAATTGCAGAAATCCCAATGAGACACAAATATTCTCAAAATTATTGGCGCATTCAAACATCACTGCAGAGCGGGTCTACTGTGAGAAGACCATAGACAACATGATAAAGGCATCATTGTTGCCGGACAGAATTCAACGGGAATTGGAAGAGCAGGCTTCCACCTCAAA AGCTGCGATGGAAGATATTCTAATAATGGGTACAGCACAAGACAATATACCTCCTGCAATCTGCTCTAAGGAGGTAGAATTTGAAAGATTTACAGGCAAGTATCCCCTCACTGTGGAGAAGGATCCACCAGCGCTTAAAAGATGCAATGCAGAGTCCACAATCCATGGACAACATCTGTACGATCGGTGGAGGAAACTGCAGAACAGAATGCGAGTGGACTACATAATAG GATTGCTTCAGGACCACCGGCCGGAAGAAGACGAAATAAAGAGGGCTATAGGACATCAGCTCTGGGGAAAAAACCGTCCAAGAGTAAAAGACATTTTGGACCAATGGAAGAAGAAATAA
- the LOC142698995 gene encoding uncharacterized protein LOC142698995 isoform X2 translates to MEVTLIPADPEEEVTDTLFLAQPEDPREDQHNEEGRRAHEDDSAEEESDRDFQLQLESEEESNQESGTTGNFDDRTQRILQTKWTVVTRQKMKAAGLYKRHSLDEPILKGFADYLQHTLDVPNYKQEVENLARFLYYMNPQRPNLDFVSNIEKVNSFFTKLRDLKLANQTVFNYLKHIRRFMTYQLRATNLSAQRPRLFKSCNFFMDVTEDIQKRLSKGISREVVSKRYKSLTNSMKTPPECQRLLVVAKPTFLKCLKAAKDRHMKRDTQLEIIYYLEALLILRHLQRPGVVRHMTVSEWNERITHRYLGLDLVVVGVKLHKTSTHQVATYVLTKEEEMIVRPMLLKNNMPTEVFFLSTSGKEIYNVSNDILRYHTKYKLPNITSQLVRRICETWTLPNFSDSEKCLFAKYLAHTNMTAERNYREKTLTDICHGYMLVMQAGGEQPQASTSRQENIQEGGQGIQREDITSHEEAQEQDYSAKEDWSESTDRGEEESLADHDDDDDDDDDDDWTSKAQVPSSLFIRTRSRAQRQRGEGSSSGAEVTSRDTSLSAIKRVPVVLLRRIDS, encoded by the exons ATGGAGGTCACACTGATCCCTGCAGATCCTGAGGAAGAAGTTACAGACACACTATTCCTTGCACAGCCTGAAGACCCGAGGGAAGACCAACACAATGAAGAAGGCAGAAGAGCACATGAAGATGACAGCGCAGAGGAGGAAAGTGATAGAGACTTTCAGCTTCAACTAGAGTCTGAGGAAGAATCCAATCAAGAAAGCGGAACTACAGGAAACTTTGATGACAGGACACAGAG AATCCTACAGACAAAATGGACGGTGGTCACAAGACAGAAGATGAAGGCTGCTGGACTATACAAGCGACATTCATTGGACGAACCAATACTGAAGGGCTTTGCCGACTATTTGCAGCACACATTGGATGTGCCCAACTACAAGCAGGAGGTTGAAAATTTGGCAAGGTTCCTTTATTACATGAACCCGCAGCGTCCCAATCTGGACTTTGTCAGCAACATTGAGAAGGTTAACTCCTTTTTTACAAAGCTGCGTGACCTGAAGCTTGCAAACCAGACTGTCTTTAATTACCTAAAACATATCCGGAGGTTCATGACGTATCAGCTGAGAGCGACCAATCTCTCTGCACAAAGACCAAGGCTGTTTAAGTCCTGCAACTTCTTTATGGATGTTACAGAGGACATTCAAAAGAGGCTATCTAAGGGAATTTCAAGAGAAGTTGTCAGCAAACG ATAcaagtcattgacaaattctatgAAAACACCCCCGGAATGTCAGAGGCTTTTAGTTGTGGCAAAGCCAACCTTCCTGAAATGCCTCAAAGCTGCAAAAGACAGACACATGAAGCGAGACACTCAACTTGAAATTATTTATTATCTTGAGGCCCTGCTTATTTTGAGGCATCTGCAACGGCCAGGTGTTGTCAGACATATGACT GTTTCAGAGTGGAATGAGAGGATCACTCACAGATATTTGGGTTTAGACCTGGTAGTTGTTGGGGTCAAGTTACACAAGACCTCTACACACCAAGTGGCAACCTATGTGCTAACAAAGGAGGAAGAAATG ATAGTAAGACCAATGCTGCTAAAGAACAACATGCCAACAGAAGTATTTTTCCTCTCTACATCTGGAAAGGAAATTTATAATGTTTCCAATGACATCCTGCGGTACCACACAAA ATATAAACTACCCAACATCACCAGTCAGCTTGTCAGGAGGATTTGCGAAACTTGGACTCTCCCTAATTTTTCTGACTCTGAAAAGTGTCTGTTTGCCAAATATTTGGCACACACCAACATGACAGCGGAAAGAAACTATCGTGAGAAGACACTGACGGACATATGCCATGGTTATATGCTGGTAATGCAAGCCGGTGGTGAGCAGCCCCAAGCCAGCACTTCAAG ACAAGAGAACATTCAGGAAGGAGGCCAGGGAATCCAAAGAGAAGACATCACATCCCACGAAGAAGCCCAGGAACAAGATTACAGTGCCAAAGAGGACTGGAGTGAATCAACTGACCGAGGAGAAGAAGAAAGCTTGGCtgatcatgatgatgatgatgatgatgatgatgatgatgattggacTTCAAA AGCACAAGTACCATCCTCATTGTTCATCCGAACACGGTCCAGGGCACAGAGGCAGAGAGGGGAAGGGAGCTCCTCTgg GGCTGAAGTGACGTCGAGGGATACATCACTATCTGCAATCAAAAGAGTCCCTGTTGTTCTGCTCAGGCGCATCGATAGTTAA
- the LOC142698995 gene encoding uncharacterized protein LOC142698995 isoform X1, which produces MEVTLIPADPEEEVTDTLFLAQPEDPREDQHNEEGRRAHEDDSAEEESDRDFQLQLESEEESNQESGTTGNFDDRTQRILQTKWTVVTRQKMKAAGLYKRHSLDEPILKGFADYLQHTLDVPNYKQEVENLARFLYYMNPQRPNLDFVSNIEKVNSFFTKLRDLKLANQTVFNYLKHIRRFMTYQLRATNLSAQRPRLFKSCNFFMDVTEDIQKRLSKGISREVVSKRYKSLTNSMKTPPECQRLLVVAKPTFLKCLKAAKDRHMKRDTQLEIIYYLEALLILRHLQRPGVVRHMTVSEWNERITHRYLGLDLVVVGVKLHKTSTHQVATYVLTKEEEMWFNVYFEIVRPMLLKNNMPTEVFFLSTSGKEIYNVSNDILRYHTKYKLPNITSQLVRRICETWTLPNFSDSEKCLFAKYLAHTNMTAERNYREKTLTDICHGYMLVMQAGGEQPQASTSRQENIQEGGQGIQREDITSHEEAQEQDYSAKEDWSESTDRGEEESLADHDDDDDDDDDDDWTSKAQVPSSLFIRTRSRAQRQRGEGSSSGAEVTSRDTSLSAIKRVPVVLLRRIDS; this is translated from the exons ATGGAGGTCACACTGATCCCTGCAGATCCTGAGGAAGAAGTTACAGACACACTATTCCTTGCACAGCCTGAAGACCCGAGGGAAGACCAACACAATGAAGAAGGCAGAAGAGCACATGAAGATGACAGCGCAGAGGAGGAAAGTGATAGAGACTTTCAGCTTCAACTAGAGTCTGAGGAAGAATCCAATCAAGAAAGCGGAACTACAGGAAACTTTGATGACAGGACACAGAG AATCCTACAGACAAAATGGACGGTGGTCACAAGACAGAAGATGAAGGCTGCTGGACTATACAAGCGACATTCATTGGACGAACCAATACTGAAGGGCTTTGCCGACTATTTGCAGCACACATTGGATGTGCCCAACTACAAGCAGGAGGTTGAAAATTTGGCAAGGTTCCTTTATTACATGAACCCGCAGCGTCCCAATCTGGACTTTGTCAGCAACATTGAGAAGGTTAACTCCTTTTTTACAAAGCTGCGTGACCTGAAGCTTGCAAACCAGACTGTCTTTAATTACCTAAAACATATCCGGAGGTTCATGACGTATCAGCTGAGAGCGACCAATCTCTCTGCACAAAGACCAAGGCTGTTTAAGTCCTGCAACTTCTTTATGGATGTTACAGAGGACATTCAAAAGAGGCTATCTAAGGGAATTTCAAGAGAAGTTGTCAGCAAACG ATAcaagtcattgacaaattctatgAAAACACCCCCGGAATGTCAGAGGCTTTTAGTTGTGGCAAAGCCAACCTTCCTGAAATGCCTCAAAGCTGCAAAAGACAGACACATGAAGCGAGACACTCAACTTGAAATTATTTATTATCTTGAGGCCCTGCTTATTTTGAGGCATCTGCAACGGCCAGGTGTTGTCAGACATATGACT GTTTCAGAGTGGAATGAGAGGATCACTCACAGATATTTGGGTTTAGACCTGGTAGTTGTTGGGGTCAAGTTACACAAGACCTCTACACACCAAGTGGCAACCTATGTGCTAACAAAGGAGGAAGAAATG TGGTTTAATGTCTACTTTGAGATAGTAAGACCAATGCTGCTAAAGAACAACATGCCAACAGAAGTATTTTTCCTCTCTACATCTGGAAAGGAAATTTATAATGTTTCCAATGACATCCTGCGGTACCACACAAA ATATAAACTACCCAACATCACCAGTCAGCTTGTCAGGAGGATTTGCGAAACTTGGACTCTCCCTAATTTTTCTGACTCTGAAAAGTGTCTGTTTGCCAAATATTTGGCACACACCAACATGACAGCGGAAAGAAACTATCGTGAGAAGACACTGACGGACATATGCCATGGTTATATGCTGGTAATGCAAGCCGGTGGTGAGCAGCCCCAAGCCAGCACTTCAAG ACAAGAGAACATTCAGGAAGGAGGCCAGGGAATCCAAAGAGAAGACATCACATCCCACGAAGAAGCCCAGGAACAAGATTACAGTGCCAAAGAGGACTGGAGTGAATCAACTGACCGAGGAGAAGAAGAAAGCTTGGCtgatcatgatgatgatgatgatgatgatgatgatgatgattggacTTCAAA AGCACAAGTACCATCCTCATTGTTCATCCGAACACGGTCCAGGGCACAGAGGCAGAGAGGGGAAGGGAGCTCCTCTgg GGCTGAAGTGACGTCGAGGGATACATCACTATCTGCAATCAAAAGAGTCCCTGTTGTTCTGCTCAGGCGCATCGATAGTTAA